The Ochrobactrum sp. BTU1 region TTTTACTTGAAAGCGCAAAATTTGCCGATAATGTAAGAAAATAACAAAAATTATGACGTCTTCACATGAAGCATGGGCAAACAAGGGAACGGGAAAATGTCTATTAATAAATGGAAGGCCGGCCTTTTGGCTGGGTTGAGCATTCTGGCAATTGGTTCAGCCGCACAGGCTGGCGAAGTGCGTATGACGGTGGCGGAGTACAGCTCCAAGACTGGCCCATATTTTGAAGAAGTGAAGAAGGCTTTTGAAGCCGCAAATCCTGGCATCACACTCAATTTCGAGGTTGTGCCATGGGATGTTCTTCTGCAGAAACTGACTACCGATATCTCGGCAGGCACCAATGCTGATCTTTCGATCATCGGCACCCGCTGGCTGATCGACTTCGTTCAGCAGGGCATCGCCGAGCCGCTTGACGGCTATATGGACGATTCATTCAAAGGGCGTTTCATCGAAACGTTCCTATCGCCTTCGGTATTGGAAGGCAAAACATATGGCCTTCCTATCGCAGCGTCCGCGCGTGCAATGTACTACAACAAGGATTTGCTTGAAAAAGCAGGGGTCGCCAATCCTCCGGCAAACTGGGACGAAGTCAAAGCTGCGGCTGAAAAAATCAAGGCGCTAGGCGGCGAAAATTACGGTTTCGGCCTTCAGGGCAAGGAAATCGAAACCGACGTTTATTACTATTATGCGATGTGGTCGCAGGGTGCAGAAATCCTCAACAAGGATGGAACTTCAGGCCTGAGCACACCGGGCGCATTGGAAGCTGCAAAGCTTTACAAATCGATGATCGACGGGGGCCTCACCCAGCCAGGCGTTACCTCCTATGCGCGTGAAGATGTTCAGAACCTCTTCAAGCAGGGCAAGGTCGGCATGATGATCACTGCGCCGTTCCTGTCCAACCAGATCAAGGAAGAAGCGCCAAACCTGAAATACGGAGTGACGGCAATCCCTGCCGGCCCAACGGGCGCGCGCGGCACCTATGGCGTGACAGACTCTGTCATCTTGTTCCAGAACTCCAAGAATAAGGAAGAGGCTTGGAAAGTTCTCGACTTCCTGTTCCAGACCGAATGGCGTGCTAAGTTCACGCAGGGCGAGGGCTTTCTTCCTGTAAATAAGGAGGAAGCGAAGATGGATTATTATGTCAATAATGCCGATCTCGCTGCTTTCACGGCTCTGCTTCCAGATGCGCGCTTTGCACCGATCATTCCGGGCTGGGAAGAAATCGCCGACATCACATCAAATGCGATGCAGAGTATCTATTTGGGTCAAGGCGAACCGGAAGCCGTTCTGAAGGAAGCTGCCTCCAAGGCAGATGCAATCCTGAAGAAGTAATCCCATCAACCCGGCAACAGGTCAGCTTAAAACAGTTTGCGCTGTTTTGTTGCCGGGTTCCTTTTTCTTCCGTGGAATTTTTGGCCGATGCAAAATCGCACCCTGCCCTATTTTCTGATCCTGCCAAGCCTGCTGCTGGCTGCGGTAGTGATCTTCTGGCCGGTTGTGCATCTCTTTGAGATCGCCACCCATGATGTGAACCGTTTTGGCCAATTGCGCGATTTCAACGATGGTGCAAACTTTACCGCCCTGTTCGCATCACCCGATTTTCTCAATGCATTGTGGCGGACTGCCGTCTGGACCGTGGCTGTGGTCGGTGGCGCACTTGTTGTGTCCGTACCGGTTGCGATCATCCTCAATATGGATTTTTACGGTCGTTCCGTTGCGCGCGTTATCGTCATGTTGCCGTGGGCGGTTTCGCTCACGATGACAGCAATCGTCTGGCGCTGGGCGCTGAACGGCGAAAGCGGAATGCTCAATTCGGCTTTGCGCAATCTGGGACTGATCGACAGTAACATCCAGTGGCTTGCCAGTGCTGCAACCGCATTTCCGATGCAAATTCTCGTCGGCATTCTGGTAACTGTGCCGTTTACAACCACGATCTTCCTTGGCGGCCTGTCGTCTATCCCGGAAGACCTTTACGAAGCTTCGTCGCTTGAAGGTGCAAGCCTCTGGCAACAGTTTCGTGAAATCACGCTGCCACTGCTCAAGCCATTCGTGAATATCGCAATCGTGCTCAACACGATCTATGTGTTCAACTCCTTCCCGATCATCTGGGTGATGACACAGGGCGGACCGGCGAACTCCACCGATATTCTCGTAACTCACCTCTATAAGCTGGCTTTCCGGCTCGGAAAACTCGGTGAAGCCTCGGCGGTATCGCTGATCATGCTCGCCATCCTGCTTGTTTTCACGGCCATATACATCCGGCTATCCATGCGGAGCGAACGGGCATGACCGCATCAAAAGTAAAACGTACATTCATCGCATGGATCATCCTCGCGCCATTGATCGTGCTGACGCTGTTTCCATTTGCCGTCATGTTCCTGACAGCAGTAAAACCGCCGCAAGAGGTTCTGTCTCCAACGTGGTGGCCGAGTGAATTCCGCTGGGCAAACTTCTCCGAAATGTGGGTGCGAACCGGCTTCGGTACAGCTCTTCTCAACTCTTTCTACGTTTCGGTCATCGCTTCCATCGGTGCAATTATTGTGTCGATCCCAGCAGCTTATGCCATGTCGCGCTTCCATTTTGCAGGCCATGGCGCGTTCCGCCAGTTCCTGCTTGTTTCGCAGATGATCTCGCCAATCGTGCTGGTGCTCGGACTTTTCCGGTTGCTTGCAGCTTATGGATTGATTGAAAGCGTTACAGCCGTAGGCGCAATCTATATGGCCTTCAATATCGCCTTCACAGTCTGGATGCTGCAGAGCTATTTCGACACGATTCCGAAAGATCTCGAAGAAGCCTCATGGATGGAAGGCGCTGGCCGTTTCAAGACACTGGTGAAAGTGTTCTTGCCGCTCTGTCTGCCTGCTATCGCCGTTACAGCGATTTTCACATTCATCAATGCATGGAACGAGTTCGTCGTCGCACTCACCATGCTGCGCAGTCAGGGAAGTTACACCCTTCCTATCCAGGTCTTCTCGCTGGTTGCAGGCCGCTACACGGTTGAATGGCACTATGTCATGGCCGCTACTCTCGTAGCCACCTTGCCGGTCGCAATCCTCTTCATATGGCTGCAGCGCTACCTGATCAAAGGTCTGGCACTCGGGGCTGTAAAGTAAACGGAGTCATCATGTCAAAGAAACAAGCTTTCGGTGCGTCCCACGTACCGCTCTCCCCTGCTGTGCGCGCTGGCGACACAGTTTATATCTCCGGCCAGGTGCCAATGGGAGCTGACGGCAAGATCGTAGAAGGCAATATCGAGGCCCAAACCAAGCAGGTTCTTGAAAACATCAAGGCAGCTCTGGCCCTCGCCGGAGCAAACATGGAAGATGTCGTCAAAACGACAATCTGGCTTGAAGATGCACGCGATTTTGGACGTATGAATGCGGTTTACGCGACTTACTTCCCGAAAGATCCACCGGCGCGCACCACGGTCGAATCCCGTTTGATGATCGATATCAAGATCGAGATTGAAGCCATCGCCTACGCACCGCAAAAATAGCCCGGGCAAACCATATGCGCATTTTCACAGCGTCGCTTGCAACTGAGACCAATACATTTTCGCCTGTCCCAACCGACCGAGCGTCGTTTGAAATGGCTTTTTATGCAGCACCCGGAAAACATCCTGACACACCGACCCTGTGTTCATCGCCTATCGTTGCTCTGCGTAAACGGGCTGCAATTGATGGCTTAACTGTCATTGAAGGCACGGCCACATGGGCTGAGCCTGGCGGTTTACTTCAAAAGCAAGCGTTCGAAGAACTGCGCGATGAAATTCTGGATCAGCTCAATGCAGCGATGCCCGTGGATGCGGTGGTCCTTGGTCTTCATGGCGCGATGGTTGCCCAAGGTTATGATGACTGCGAAGGTGATCTGCTTGAACGCATCCGCGCAATCGTTGGACCGGATATTCTTGTTGCCAGCGAGTTTGACCCACATAGCCATCTGACGCAAAAGCGTGTTGAGAATCTCAATATTTACGCCGCGTTCCTCGAATTTCCGCACACAGATTTTTACGAACGTGGCGAGCACGTCGTGTCTCTCGCTCTGGACACCCTCAAGGGCAAGATCAAACCGATCATCTCGACATTTGACTGCCGAATGATCGGCGTTTTTCCGACGAGCAAGGAACCGATGCGATCCTTTATTGATCGTATCAAAGACTTGCAGGGCAAGGACGGCATTCTATCCATCTCAGTTATTCACGGATTTATGGCAGCCGACGTCCCCGAAATGGGAACAAGGATTCTCGTCGTCAGCGACAATGATGCGGCCCAAGGGCAATCGTTAGCCGAAAAACTTGGCCGTGAGCTCATCGCCATGCGCGAGCAAACGCCGATGACCATGTATCACGTTGACGAAGGCATTGATCGCGCAATTGCCGCCCATGCAGCTCAGCCATCTAAGCCTGCTGTCATTGCCGATGTGTGGGATAATCCTGGCGGTGGTGTTGCGGGAGATGGCACTTATATTCTTCGACGCTTGATCGAACGTGGCATTCAAAACGCCGCCATTGCAACAATCTGGGATACGTTGGCGGTCACGTTCTGCCATGCTGCTGGCGAAGGTGCAGTCATCAATCTGCGCATTGGTGGCAAATCCGGCCCGCAGGCTGGCGAACCTATTGATGCGAGCGTCACGGTGATGAAAGTGTTGCAGGAAGGGTGGCAGAGTTTTGGCCTCAGTCGCGTCACCCTTGGACCTTCGGCAGTCGTCCGCATCGTTGGAACTGAGATCGACATCATTCTCAACACCAATCGCACGCAGACATTTGAGCCGGATATCTTTTCAAATTGCGGCATAGACCCGATGCAGAAAGACATTCTGGTTGTGAAATCGACCAATCATTTTCATGCAGGCTTCGCGCCTATTGCCGCAGAAATCATCTATGTGGATGCACCGAGTTCTTATCCGGTCAATCCGCGTGTGACAAACTACCAAAAAATGCTGCGGCCAATTTGGCCGCGAGTTGACAACCCATGGTGAAATGTAAAAGCGCGGGAAATTCCCGCGCTTTTATTTCTTAGTGTGCAAGATAGGTAGAAATGATCGGCACATAGGTAATTAGAGCCAGCAGAATAAACAGACCCAGATACATGCTGAATGCCTGACGAGTAAAATCGCCCACTCTGACTTTGGCAATGTTGCACACCATTAACATAACGGTGCCCACTGGCGGTGTCAGTGTGCCAATCGATAGATTTACGATGACGATAATGCCAAAATGGACCGGATCAATGCCGAGTGCTTTCACGGTTGGCATCAAGAGTGGCACCAGAACAATCATCAGTGCCGTGCCTTCAATCAGTGCACCCAACAGCAGCAGGATCACGTTGACTGCAAGCAGGAACGCATAAGGATTGCTGGTGAACGACGAAATCAGCTGCATCAGCGACTGGCCTGCCTGTTCCAGCGAAAACACCCAAGCGAGCGCAGACGACGCCATGATCACAAGCATGACTGAGGCTGTGGATTTGGCGGTTTCGATAAGCGAGTCAACTACGTGTGAAACACGCATTTCTCGATAGATCACAAAGCCGATAATCAGAACAAGCGTCACCGCTACCGCACCAGCTTCCGTCGGCGTGAAGATGTTCATGCGGATACCACCGATAATAGCGAACAGTAGGAACACCGCTGGCCATGCCGATGCAAGCGTCGAAGCGACTTCCGAACGGGTCATACGCGTTTCACGGCTTGGCTTATAGCCACGCTTTACTGACGTGATGTAGGCCGCGATCATCAGAATAACGGCACCGAGAAGGCCCGGAATAACACCAGCCATAAACATCTTGCCTATGGATACGTCAGCAATCAGACCGTAGATGATGAGTGCAATACCCGGAGGGATAATCGGAGTGATCAGCGAGCCAGCTGCCGTGACGGCACAGGAAAATGCCTTATCATAGCCACGTTTGACCATTTCCGGCACCATCATGCGTGTCAACATGGCGCTATCAGCTAAATTGGAAGCGCTCACACCGCCCATAAGAGTCGAAACCATAATGTTGGTCAGCGCCATACCACCACGCATTCGACCAACCAGAATATCGGCAACCTTAATCAAACGTTCAGCAATACCCGTATGTGACATCACAGTGCCAAGCATGATGAAGAACGGGATCGCCAAAAGCGAAGTGTTCTGTGCCGGACTGATGAAACGCTGAACAGCGATTGCAATCGGCATCTGGTTGAAGAAGATGAAATATGTAAATACAGCAATCAGAATGGCCACATAAAGGCGCATATTGAGCGCGATCAGCGCCAGCATGATAAGGACGATGGTGGTCAGGTTCATGCCTTGCCTCCCGCAAAAGCGGCGCGCAAGGTTTTGAAAGCGCCAGCGAACATGTAAACGGCGATAATCACGAAGCCAACTGGTACAGCGATATCGATCCAGAAATAGGAAACACGGAGCACATCAGTCACTTTGAACTGTGCTGCAACCGACAGCTTGTAACCGGCATAAGAGACATAGAGCAGAAACAGGCCGGAGAAGATTCCGATGATCGCATTGACGACGTCTCGGACCTTGTCCGAGAACATGTCCACCAGCATCGGGATTGCGAGGTGCTGGTTGCTACGCTCAGCGGCGACGCTGCCGAGCATAACAATCCAAATCATTAAAAGACCGGCCATTTCTTCGGTCCATTGCAGCGGCTGATGCATCCAGTAACGCATGACGACAGCTGCATTGAACATCGCCAGCAGCACGAACAGCGGCGCTGCGGCCAGCCAATCAATCAGTTTTTCAAAATATTTCATCGGAATTGTTCCATGACGGAGCCATGCCGCAGCGAGGGTCACGACCCAATCTGCAGCATGGCAATTTCCGGATTGAAGGGGATTAGTTCAATTCGGCTTTGATCTGGTCATAGAGACCGTCAGACCATTCCGGGAACTGCGAGTAGACTTTCTCGGCCATGGCCTTGAAAGGAGCGCGGTCAACTTCGATTACTTCGACGCCGGCTTCCTTCATCTTCTCGATCATCTCGTTGTCTTTTTCGATCGTCAGCTTCTGGCTGTAGAGACCGGCATCATATGCGGACTCATGGATCATCTTGAGCTGCTCTTCAGGCAACGTCGAGAAAAAGGCTTCGCCACCGACGATCAGAGCCACGTTGGTCAAGTAACCGACCTTGCTCAGATACTTGGCTTCTTCCTGGAACTTCTGGCCATAAAGAACCGAAATCGGATTCTCGACACCATCTATCACGCCCTGCGCAAGCGCAGGGAAGGTTTCCCCCAGCGGCATTGGGGTCGGTGTAGCACCCATAGCTTCAAACGTCTTGATCTGCATGACGTTATTCGGCACGCGGATCTTCATGCCCTTGAGGTCATCAGGCGTGCGAATAGGCTTCTTGGAAATGATCTGGCGAATACCGTAAAGGTAGTTTGGCATTACGATGTGAATGCCCTTCTTCTTCAGCTCTTCGCTCTTTTCCTTAAACCAAGGACCGTCATAAACCTTGAAAAGCTGAGCCGGATCGTCGGTCAGGAACGGCCCATAAAGCACGCCGAGGTCCGGGTCGTATTCTGCCAGAAAGCCCACATCAGAAATCGTCACGACATTAAGACCCATCATGGCCTGCTCGGTCACATCCTTCTTAGAACCGAGCTGCGAGCTGGGATAAAGCTCCAGTGTGATTTCACCATTGCTGCGCTTGGCAAGATCGTCTTTCCAGTAATGCATCACCTCATCAAAAGGCTCGCCCGGGTTGTTTTCATAGGCAACTTTGATCGACACATTGGCAGCAAAGGCTGCCACACTTCCTGCCAGCAACATGCCAGCGGCGATCATGCCGGTAACGAGTTTTTTCATGATATTCCTCCCTTTTGGGGTCTTCAAACAAGGGCCACGAGGCCGGTTTCCTCCACTAGCGCGCCACGTCTTCCTTCCTGACGTGACGCATTTGCTTCGATTCAGTTGCGTTCAATGATGATTTTCAGAACGTTGCGGTCGCCATCCCAATAGGGCAGCGCCTGTTCTGCTTCTTCAAAAGGAAACACCTTCGAGATAAGCAGGTCTGCATCGTTTCCGAGCTTTTCAAGATGCGCGATGACAGCTTCAAAGTCGGTGAGCGTCGCATTGCGCGAACCCATGATGTCGAGTTCTTTGAGATTGAAGAACTGGGTCTGATAGGTCACTGGTGACTTAGAATAGCCGACATAGACTACACGACCAGCAAAGCCTGCGAGGTCGACCGCCTGTGTGAATGTGATCGGCAGGCCGACTGCTTCAAAAGCGATATCAACACCATCGTCATTGGTGAGTTCCTGCACGAATTCCACCACGCCTTCACCGCCCGGCAAGGAATGCGTAGCGCCAAATTTCAGCGCCAGTTCGCGCTTTTCAGCACTAGGATCAATGGCGACAACCTTGGCACCCCGCGCAACTGCACCGATCAGCACACCCATGCCGATCATGCCACAGCCAAGCACCGCGACCGTATCGCCAGCCTGAACGCGACCACGTTCTACCGCATGGAAACCAACTGAAAGTGGCTCGACCAATGCGAGATGACGTGGCGCGAGCGTATCATTCAGGATCAGCTTTTCGGCTGGCAGCACGATCTGTTCTGCCAGCCCGCCATTCTGTTGCACGCCGAGCGTCTTGTTGTAGCGACAGGCGTTCAGACGCCCTTTGCGGCAAGAGGAACACTGGCCGCAATTGGTGTAAGGCAGCACGATAACGCGTTTGCCTTTGGCATATGTCGCGCTCACGCCCTCACCCACCTCGATGATTTCACCGCCGATTTCATGGCCGGGAATGCGTGGCAGTTCCACCAGCGGGTTAAGCCCCCTGAACGTATTCAGATCGCTGCCGCAAAGCCCGACATGCTTCACGCTCACCCGGACATGGTTGGGCAACAGTGGCGCTTCCGGAGTTTCAGCAAAACGAGTAACGTTCTCGCTCTCGATACGCAGAGCTTTGACCATCAGAGTATTCCTGTCATCTTGATTGC contains the following coding sequences:
- a CDS encoding TRAP transporter large permease; its protein translation is MNLTTIVLIMLALIALNMRLYVAILIAVFTYFIFFNQMPIAIAVQRFISPAQNTSLLAIPFFIMLGTVMSHTGIAERLIKVADILVGRMRGGMALTNIMVSTLMGGVSASNLADSAMLTRMMVPEMVKRGYDKAFSCAVTAAGSLITPIIPPGIALIIYGLIADVSIGKMFMAGVIPGLLGAVILMIAAYITSVKRGYKPSRETRMTRSEVASTLASAWPAVFLLFAIIGGIRMNIFTPTEAGAVAVTLVLIIGFVIYREMRVSHVVDSLIETAKSTASVMLVIMASSALAWVFSLEQAGQSLMQLISSFTSNPYAFLLAVNVILLLLGALIEGTALMIVLVPLLMPTVKALGIDPVHFGIIVIVNLSIGTLTPPVGTVMLMVCNIAKVRVGDFTRQAFSMYLGLFILLALITYVPIISTYLAH
- a CDS encoding sugar ABC transporter permease, whose amino-acid sequence is MQNRTLPYFLILPSLLLAAVVIFWPVVHLFEIATHDVNRFGQLRDFNDGANFTALFASPDFLNALWRTAVWTVAVVGGALVVSVPVAIILNMDFYGRSVARVIVMLPWAVSLTMTAIVWRWALNGESGMLNSALRNLGLIDSNIQWLASAATAFPMQILVGILVTVPFTTTIFLGGLSSIPEDLYEASSLEGASLWQQFREITLPLLKPFVNIAIVLNTIYVFNSFPIIWVMTQGGPANSTDILVTHLYKLAFRLGKLGEASAVSLIMLAILLVFTAIYIRLSMRSERA
- a CDS encoding zinc-binding alcohol dehydrogenase family protein, which codes for MVKALRIESENVTRFAETPEAPLLPNHVRVSVKHVGLCGSDLNTFRGLNPLVELPRIPGHEIGGEIIEVGEGVSATYAKGKRVIVLPYTNCGQCSSCRKGRLNACRYNKTLGVQQNGGLAEQIVLPAEKLILNDTLAPRHLALVEPLSVGFHAVERGRVQAGDTVAVLGCGMIGMGVLIGAVARGAKVVAIDPSAEKRELALKFGATHSLPGGEGVVEFVQELTNDDGVDIAFEAVGLPITFTQAVDLAGFAGRVVYVGYSKSPVTYQTQFFNLKELDIMGSRNATLTDFEAVIAHLEKLGNDADLLISKVFPFEEAEQALPYWDGDRNVLKIIIERN
- a CDS encoding C4-dicarboxylate TRAP transporter substrate-binding protein encodes the protein MKKLVTGMIAAGMLLAGSVAAFAANVSIKVAYENNPGEPFDEVMHYWKDDLAKRSNGEITLELYPSSQLGSKKDVTEQAMMGLNVVTISDVGFLAEYDPDLGVLYGPFLTDDPAQLFKVYDGPWFKEKSEELKKKGIHIVMPNYLYGIRQIISKKPIRTPDDLKGMKIRVPNNVMQIKTFEAMGATPTPMPLGETFPALAQGVIDGVENPISVLYGQKFQEEAKYLSKVGYLTNVALIVGGEAFFSTLPEEQLKMIHESAYDAGLYSQKLTIEKDNEMIEKMKEAGVEVIEVDRAPFKAMAEKVYSQFPEWSDGLYDQIKAELN
- a CDS encoding TRAP transporter small permease, producing MKYFEKLIDWLAAAPLFVLLAMFNAAVVMRYWMHQPLQWTEEMAGLLMIWIVMLGSVAAERSNQHLAIPMLVDMFSDKVRDVVNAIIGIFSGLFLLYVSYAGYKLSVAAQFKVTDVLRVSYFWIDIAVPVGFVIIAVYMFAGAFKTLRAAFAGGKA
- a CDS encoding carbohydrate ABC transporter permease, which codes for MTASKVKRTFIAWIILAPLIVLTLFPFAVMFLTAVKPPQEVLSPTWWPSEFRWANFSEMWVRTGFGTALLNSFYVSVIASIGAIIVSIPAAYAMSRFHFAGHGAFRQFLLVSQMISPIVLVLGLFRLLAAYGLIESVTAVGAIYMAFNIAFTVWMLQSYFDTIPKDLEEASWMEGAGRFKTLVKVFLPLCLPAIAVTAIFTFINAWNEFVVALTMLRSQGSYTLPIQVFSLVAGRYTVEWHYVMAATLVATLPVAILFIWLQRYLIKGLALGAVK
- a CDS encoding M81 family metallopeptidase codes for the protein MRIFTASLATETNTFSPVPTDRASFEMAFYAAPGKHPDTPTLCSSPIVALRKRAAIDGLTVIEGTATWAEPGGLLQKQAFEELRDEILDQLNAAMPVDAVVLGLHGAMVAQGYDDCEGDLLERIRAIVGPDILVASEFDPHSHLTQKRVENLNIYAAFLEFPHTDFYERGEHVVSLALDTLKGKIKPIISTFDCRMIGVFPTSKEPMRSFIDRIKDLQGKDGILSISVIHGFMAADVPEMGTRILVVSDNDAAQGQSLAEKLGRELIAMREQTPMTMYHVDEGIDRAIAAHAAQPSKPAVIADVWDNPGGGVAGDGTYILRRLIERGIQNAAIATIWDTLAVTFCHAAGEGAVINLRIGGKSGPQAGEPIDASVTVMKVLQEGWQSFGLSRVTLGPSAVVRIVGTEIDIILNTNRTQTFEPDIFSNCGIDPMQKDILVVKSTNHFHAGFAPIAAEIIYVDAPSSYPVNPRVTNYQKMLRPIWPRVDNPW
- a CDS encoding RidA family protein, whose translation is MSKKQAFGASHVPLSPAVRAGDTVYISGQVPMGADGKIVEGNIEAQTKQVLENIKAALALAGANMEDVVKTTIWLEDARDFGRMNAVYATYFPKDPPARTTVESRLMIDIKIEIEAIAYAPQK
- a CDS encoding sugar ABC transporter substrate-binding protein; its protein translation is MSINKWKAGLLAGLSILAIGSAAQAGEVRMTVAEYSSKTGPYFEEVKKAFEAANPGITLNFEVVPWDVLLQKLTTDISAGTNADLSIIGTRWLIDFVQQGIAEPLDGYMDDSFKGRFIETFLSPSVLEGKTYGLPIAASARAMYYNKDLLEKAGVANPPANWDEVKAAAEKIKALGGENYGFGLQGKEIETDVYYYYAMWSQGAEILNKDGTSGLSTPGALEAAKLYKSMIDGGLTQPGVTSYAREDVQNLFKQGKVGMMITAPFLSNQIKEEAPNLKYGVTAIPAGPTGARGTYGVTDSVILFQNSKNKEEAWKVLDFLFQTEWRAKFTQGEGFLPVNKEEAKMDYYVNNADLAAFTALLPDARFAPIIPGWEEIADITSNAMQSIYLGQGEPEAVLKEAASKADAILKK